Proteins encoded together in one Verrucomicrobiota bacterium window:
- a CDS encoding prepilin-type N-terminal cleavage/methylation domain-containing protein, with protein MRLKNIGWEVAKRSGFTLMEVMAAMVVIAILMGIIIGAAGPVKKMALRRQASAEISALFLALKNYQLDNGDYPVMTEIPLQGDIYQGNPDDYIVSAMFLFSELCRGGVEGANFLEPAESGVTIYFEPKGSQVGSPDVDSYLQDPFRMAYGYYYSRERSEKSLFNVVEPDLWSTAGLKETPLDLQDEIYLQWITNWPN; from the coding sequence ATGAGGCTCAAAAATATAGGCTGGGAGGTTGCCAAGCGAAGTGGGTTCACTCTTATGGAGGTGATGGCGGCAATGGTTGTCATAGCTATTTTGATGGGAATTATTATAGGTGCAGCCGGTCCAGTCAAAAAAATGGCACTAAGGAGGCAAGCTTCCGCCGAGATTTCTGCGTTATTTCTTGCATTAAAGAATTACCAGTTAGACAACGGAGATTATCCCGTGATGACAGAAATTCCTTTGCAAGGCGATATCTATCAAGGGAATCCCGATGATTATATTGTAAGTGCTATGTTTTTATTTTCGGAGTTATGTAGGGGAGGAGTAGAAGGCGCTAATTTCTTAGAACCGGCGGAGTCCGGTGTCACTATCTACTTTGAGCCTAAAGGTTCGCAAGTTGGAAGTCCAGATGTGGATTCTTACTTACAGGATCCTTTTAGGATGGCATATGGGTATTATTACAGCCGTGAAAGAAGTGAGAAGTCTCTTTTCAATGTGGTTGAACCTGATCTTTGGTCGACGGCTGGTCTTAAGGAAACTCCTCTCGATTTGCAAGATGAGATCTATCTTCAGTGGATCACAAATTGGCCCAACTAA